In Dyadobacter sp. CECT 9275, the following proteins share a genomic window:
- a CDS encoding hydroxysqualene dehydroxylase — protein sequence MSNDIGKTVLIMGGGVAGLSAAHELLKRGFRVTIVENRREILGGKARSVKHTFPGLSNSLPAEHGFRFFPGFYGNITRTLKEIKLANGKSVFDNLVRVRYYTFLFTDGREPINIPLNIVFDIIRGKSEEVIGELKSLKKAFDEKILDISDSGRDNFIEKLVQLYTSCESRYLTEYERVPWEEFIEAKRPSYGRDYRLLLAEGVTKNLVACRADRSSTRTGGKILSHMIWQIVNPFGGRADRILNAPTRMAWLDPWRNFLESSYPSTLTIIPHRFVDRLIIKKEEDKEYWGAPDSIEKIEVKDFKGNVQTLDADYFISALPVERLDILLDKSTPILDKDPTLRFIKPLCKEIDWMTGIMFYLKIDLKINDGHITITNSPFAITIISQVQYWEEYIKTNPLPSYKGQPVKSILSVIVSNWDEHGVFVNKPLKRLTETEVKTEIWHQIKQCVIIDDTGQKIQLNDSDFFRDLTFLDDSIGPDPQNPDILANKEPLLINTVVSHSLRPDAHTRISNFFLAADFVKTNSDLADMDTANEAARRAVNNILQLEKKPKRQFCKTASYALPSPFGLFSIPRIMDERNFRNGLPWQKPMMFYWFCKTVLMIGFKAIKLPKIILYPLVPLAVVIAFIAVIINYLVVIVWKFINSLYFVR from the coding sequence ATGAGCAACGACATCGGTAAAACAGTATTGATCATGGGTGGCGGGGTAGCGGGATTAAGTGCAGCACATGAATTATTAAAAAGAGGTTTCCGGGTTACGATTGTGGAAAACCGTAGAGAAATACTCGGTGGAAAAGCCAGGAGCGTGAAACACACCTTCCCAGGCCTTAGCAACAGCCTGCCTGCCGAACATGGCTTCCGTTTTTTCCCAGGCTTCTACGGAAACATCACCCGTACCTTAAAAGAAATCAAGCTTGCCAACGGTAAGTCAGTCTTTGATAATCTGGTACGAGTAAGGTATTATACTTTTTTGTTTACCGACGGACGCGAACCAATTAACATTCCACTCAATATTGTATTCGATATTATTCGGGGTAAGTCCGAGGAGGTCATTGGCGAGCTCAAATCATTGAAAAAGGCATTTGATGAGAAAATACTGGATATCAGCGACTCGGGACGAGACAATTTTATTGAGAAACTAGTTCAATTGTATACGTCTTGCGAGAGTCGTTATCTCACCGAATATGAAAGGGTGCCCTGGGAAGAATTTATTGAAGCAAAAAGGCCTTCTTACGGCAGAGATTACAGGTTACTGCTTGCCGAAGGGGTGACAAAAAACCTTGTCGCATGCCGAGCCGATCGCTCATCTACCCGAACAGGAGGGAAAATCCTTTCCCATATGATCTGGCAAATTGTAAATCCTTTTGGTGGAAGGGCAGACAGAATACTCAATGCTCCCACCCGTATGGCCTGGTTAGATCCCTGGAGGAATTTTCTCGAATCTTCCTATCCGTCGACCCTCACAATTATACCTCACCGCTTTGTTGACAGACTGATTATAAAAAAAGAGGAGGATAAGGAATATTGGGGTGCTCCGGATTCAATCGAGAAAATAGAGGTTAAAGACTTTAAGGGAAACGTACAAACCCTGGATGCAGACTATTTCATTTCGGCCTTGCCGGTAGAAAGACTGGATATTCTGCTGGACAAGAGTACTCCCATTCTGGACAAAGACCCAACATTGAGATTCATAAAACCACTATGCAAAGAAATAGATTGGATGACGGGCATAATGTTTTATCTCAAAATTGACCTTAAAATCAACGATGGGCATATCACCATTACTAACTCTCCGTTTGCGATAACAATTATTTCGCAGGTGCAGTATTGGGAAGAATATATCAAAACTAATCCGCTTCCGTCCTATAAAGGACAGCCCGTTAAATCTATTCTCAGTGTGATTGTTTCTAATTGGGATGAACATGGTGTCTTTGTCAATAAGCCCTTGAAGCGGCTTACTGAAACAGAAGTAAAAACCGAAATATGGCATCAAATAAAACAGTGTGTAATTATCGACGATACTGGACAAAAAATTCAGTTAAATGACTCAGACTTTTTTCGGGATCTGACGTTTCTGGATGACTCCATTGGTCCAGACCCGCAAAACCCGGATATTCTGGCAAACAAAGAACCGTTACTGATCAATACCGTGGTCAGCCATTCACTCCGTCCGGATGCACATACCAGGATTTCTAATTTCTTTCTGGCAGCCGACTTCGTCAAAACAAACAGTGATCTGGCAGATATGGATACCGCTAATGAAGCCGCACGCCGTGCTGTAAACAATATCCTCCAACTAGAGAAAAAACCAAAGCGGCAGTTTTGTAAGACTGCCTCATATGCCTTGCCAAGCCCTTTCGGATTATTCAGTATTCCAAGAATAATGGATGAAAGAAATTTCAGGAACGGGTTACCCTGGCAAAAACCGATGATGTTCTACTGGTTTTGCAAAACAGTTTTGATGATTGGCTTTAAGGCTATAAAACTGCCCAAAATAATATTGTACCCTTTAGTTCCACTGGCCGTGGTAATCGCATTTATAGCCGTTATTATTAATTACCTGGTTGTAATTGTCTGGAAATTCATAAACTCCCTCTATTTTGTTCGATAA
- a CDS encoding type 2 periplasmic-binding domain-containing protein, whose translation MKAIKILLLAAGLLFSFRPAAFSQGQSSSKVIITGVRFAYPLVDKWIKEYTAKNPEVEIVIETRTITDPEKYDLLIEAFEHEKEVKETREYVSIARYALLPIANAKSAFAREYADKGFNEKTYKQIFFHDIYAEKDKSVTAPFTIYTRLQKAGAPLTFARYFGYEQQQIKGKTIAGADEHLIKALLKDETGITYTIPGLAYDLNTRKPAEGITIIPVDLDGNGRVSKDEKSLENLDQVLDRLESEKVSNVPVEYLHFSIAKNNSNPEAKKFLLWVAAHSGEDLRKFGYLKPESKRLQTEKQKLERFSVVK comes from the coding sequence ATGAAAGCAATTAAAATTTTATTGTTGGCAGCAGGTTTGTTATTTTCATTCCGTCCGGCTGCGTTTTCGCAGGGGCAGTCTTCCAGCAAGGTTATTATTACAGGTGTTCGTTTTGCCTACCCGCTGGTAGATAAGTGGATCAAGGAATATACGGCAAAGAATCCCGAAGTTGAGATCGTTATTGAAACAAGAACCATAACAGATCCCGAAAAGTACGATCTTCTGATTGAAGCTTTTGAACATGAGAAGGAAGTGAAGGAAACCAGGGAATATGTGTCTATTGCCCGTTATGCCCTGCTTCCGATAGCCAATGCGAAATCAGCTTTTGCCCGGGAGTATGCCGACAAAGGGTTTAATGAAAAGACTTACAAGCAAATCTTCTTTCATGATATTTATGCTGAAAAGGACAAGTCAGTCACCGCTCCGTTTACAATTTATACCCGTCTGCAAAAAGCAGGAGCACCGCTGACATTTGCCCGGTATTTCGGTTATGAACAGCAACAAATCAAAGGTAAGACCATTGCAGGTGCAGACGAACATCTGATCAAGGCGTTGCTGAAGGATGAAACCGGGATCACCTATACCATTCCAGGCCTTGCGTATGATCTGAACACACGTAAACCTGCCGAAGGAATTACCATTATTCCGGTTGATCTGGACGGAAACGGCAGGGTTTCAAAGGACGAAAAATCGCTGGAGAATCTCGACCAGGTACTGGATCGGCTGGAATCAGAAAAGGTGAGCAATGTTCCTGTGGAATACCTTCATTTTTCAATCGCAAAAAATAACTCCAATCCGGAGGCCAAAAAGTTCCTGCTCTGGGTAGCGGCACATTCCGGGGAGGATCTGCGTAAGTTTGGCTATCTAAAGCCAGAATCGAAAAGATTGCAAACAGAAAAGCAGAAACTAGAAAGATTCTCGGTAGTGAAATAA
- a CDS encoding SusC/RagA family TonB-linked outer membrane protein produces the protein MSFLLALLINNAYAQHNAAPPFITGVVKDESGQTIPGATVSIKGTSVYTSTDLDGRFSIPAGKDLPFTIQVGITGFQQQEIDIYELTEEPAEVALKTANVLDEVVVIGYGTQKKGDLTGSVSSVPQLVLKQPISSFDRALQGAAAGVQVTQSSGQPGSAVSIRIRGGNSITGGNEPLYVIDGFPVYNNNADASAGVTNGPSINALASLNPSDIESIDVLKDASATAIYGSRGANGVVIITTKKGKAGQNSFTYDAYYGTQKVLKKVDVMTNARDWALLKNDARANSGKAPYYTQDQLDKLTGGTDWQDEAFQSAPIQNHQLSFTGGDDRTRYSVSGNYFRQDGVLKHTDFERYSGRINLDRDFSAKFKVGVNLTASKIESSVANAGIVNALLSMPPTVNVRDANGKYTYQSEFETPLGNPIATLEKEINRTKTYRFLGNVYGEYTFIEGLVGKISFGADVINNKQNRYIPSDIYQGANSNPTGKAYVGTRFSSTWLNENTLSYSKTLNDRHAFNIVVGYTQQAFETESATAGSQSFITDQLTYNDLGSGSVYTQPESGSSAWALNSFLGRINYTLAQKYIFTVRGRADGSSRFGKDKKWGYFPSAAFAWNIYKEEFLSGARTISNLKFRLSAGVTGNQEIGQYLSLATLNSNTYFFGGQTYIGFSPNRIANPDLGWETTAQYDAGIDLSLFKNKVNFVFDAYYKKTTNLLLNVPVPYTTGQTTALQNYGSVENKGIELGINTENFTGVFSWNTNFVFSLNRNKVLTLGDGADYIISGANIAKVGQPLGTFYGYKTNGLFQTGDDIANLPTINPATTKPGDRRYVDINGDGKITQADDRTLIGNAQPKFQGGITNTFSFLNFDLSLFFQGTYGNKLFNQNKQQLELLTGQQNASTAAYDRWTPANPGNVVQRAFEDPAPVNTSRYVEDASFLRFKNLTIGYNLPKSIASKIHANHIKIYVSAQNLFTITRYTGYDPEVSRNEQSTLNQGIDYSVYPGSKSFLGGLNITF, from the coding sequence TTGAGTTTTCTTTTAGCGCTATTAATTAACAATGCTTATGCGCAGCATAATGCTGCCCCGCCGTTCATTACAGGCGTTGTAAAGGACGAGTCGGGACAGACAATCCCCGGTGCAACAGTTTCTATTAAAGGGACTTCGGTGTATACCAGTACAGATCTGGACGGCAGGTTCAGCATACCGGCTGGCAAAGATCTTCCCTTTACAATTCAGGTAGGTATCACTGGTTTCCAGCAACAGGAAATTGATATTTACGAATTAACCGAAGAACCTGCCGAAGTGGCCCTGAAAACGGCCAACGTGCTGGACGAAGTGGTGGTGATTGGTTATGGAACGCAAAAAAAGGGGGACCTGACGGGATCGGTTTCTTCGGTTCCCCAGCTTGTTCTAAAACAGCCTATCAGCTCGTTTGACAGGGCTTTGCAAGGGGCTGCCGCCGGCGTGCAGGTCACGCAGTCTTCGGGCCAGCCCGGAAGTGCGGTCAGTATCCGTATCCGTGGGGGGAATTCCATTACGGGTGGAAATGAGCCACTTTATGTGATTGATGGATTCCCGGTTTACAATAACAATGCAGACGCAAGCGCGGGTGTAACGAACGGTCCCAGTATCAATGCCCTGGCCAGTCTAAACCCCAGTGATATTGAGTCCATCGATGTATTAAAAGATGCCTCTGCAACAGCCATTTATGGTAGCCGTGGTGCCAATGGTGTTGTGATCATCACCACTAAGAAGGGAAAAGCAGGGCAGAATTCATTTACTTACGATGCCTATTATGGTACGCAGAAGGTACTCAAAAAGGTGGACGTAATGACGAACGCCAGAGACTGGGCACTCCTTAAAAATGACGCAAGGGCCAATTCAGGAAAAGCACCATATTATACGCAGGACCAACTGGATAAACTAACCGGCGGTACCGATTGGCAGGACGAAGCGTTCCAGTCTGCACCGATACAGAATCACCAGCTTTCTTTCACCGGTGGTGATGACAGGACCCGCTATTCGGTCTCCGGAAATTACTTCAGGCAGGATGGTGTACTCAAGCATACTGATTTCGAAAGATACTCGGGAAGGATTAACCTGGACCGCGATTTCTCCGCGAAATTTAAGGTGGGTGTTAATCTGACAGCCAGCAAAATCGAGTCGAGCGTAGCCAATGCGGGGATCGTCAATGCGTTGTTGTCCATGCCGCCCACCGTCAATGTAAGAGATGCCAACGGTAAATATACCTATCAAAGTGAGTTTGAAACACCACTGGGAAATCCGATTGCGACACTGGAAAAGGAAATCAACCGGACCAAAACCTACCGATTTCTGGGGAATGTGTATGGTGAGTACACTTTCATAGAAGGACTTGTGGGTAAAATTTCGTTTGGGGCCGATGTGATCAATAACAAACAAAACCGCTATATACCCTCGGACATTTATCAGGGAGCCAATTCCAACCCGACAGGAAAGGCCTATGTAGGAACACGCTTTTCGTCAACCTGGCTGAATGAAAATACGCTGAGTTACTCCAAAACGCTGAACGACCGGCATGCTTTCAATATAGTTGTGGGATATACACAACAGGCCTTTGAAACAGAAAGCGCAACAGCGGGCTCACAATCATTTATCACGGATCAGCTGACTTACAACGACCTGGGCAGTGGCTCGGTGTATACCCAGCCCGAATCAGGTTCGTCTGCCTGGGCACTGAACTCGTTCCTGGGGAGGATCAACTACACCCTGGCCCAGAAATACATTTTTACAGTGAGGGGTCGCGCGGATGGTTCTTCCCGTTTTGGCAAGGACAAAAAATGGGGGTACTTCCCGTCTGCGGCTTTTGCCTGGAATATTTACAAGGAGGAATTTTTATCGGGTGCCCGAACGATCAGCAATCTGAAATTTCGCCTCAGTGCAGGGGTAACGGGGAACCAGGAGATCGGACAATACCTGTCGCTTGCCACGCTGAACTCCAATACCTATTTCTTTGGCGGACAAACCTATATCGGTTTTTCGCCCAACAGAATTGCCAATCCGGACCTGGGCTGGGAAACCACAGCACAGTACGACGCGGGAATTGACTTGTCGCTCTTCAAGAATAAGGTCAACTTCGTTTTTGATGCCTATTATAAGAAAACAACCAATCTGCTCCTGAACGTCCCCGTCCCATACACCACCGGACAAACAACCGCGCTGCAGAACTATGGCTCGGTGGAAAACAAGGGAATTGAACTCGGTATTAATACAGAAAACTTTACCGGCGTGTTTTCCTGGAATACCAATTTTGTTTTTTCCCTGAACAGAAACAAAGTGTTAACCCTTGGTGATGGTGCAGATTATATTATTTCGGGAGCCAATATTGCAAAGGTGGGCCAGCCGCTGGGTACCTTTTATGGTTACAAAACCAATGGCCTCTTCCAGACAGGGGATGATATAGCAAATCTGCCCACGATCAACCCCGCTACAACCAAGCCAGGCGACCGCCGTTACGTGGATATCAACGGAGATGGAAAAATTACCCAGGCCGATGACCGTACATTGATCGGTAACGCTCAGCCCAAGTTTCAGGGAGGGATCACCAATACCTTCTCGTTCCTGAATTTTGACCTGAGTCTTTTCTTTCAGGGAACTTATGGCAACAAGCTCTTTAATCAGAACAAGCAACAGCTGGAACTGTTGACAGGGCAGCAAAATGCATCAACGGCGGCTTATGATCGATGGACACCGGCCAACCCTGGCAACGTTGTACAGCGTGCCTTTGAAGATCCCGCTCCTGTCAATACAAGCAGGTACGTGGAAGATGCGTCTTTCCTTCGCTTCAAAAATCTGACGATCGGATATAATCTGCCCAAAAGCATTGCTTCAAAAATTCACGCAAACCATATAAAGATCTATGTATCGGCCCAGAACCTGTTTACAATTACCAGGTATACCGGTTATGATCCGGAAGTGAGCCGCAACGAACAAAGTACACTTAACCAGGGAATTGATTACAGCGTATATCCCGGAAGCAAATCGTTCCTGGGTGGTTTGAATATTACGTTCTGA
- a CDS encoding RagB/SusD family nutrient uptake outer membrane protein, translating to MKKILYIFLGLFTLSACTDLNENPASLITTEQFYKTESDALSAVTSVYNAALNNGGLTMYNRLCHLAFEIMSDDAIAGLRVTNADVRTISVLSHSTTNDRVDELWRESYVAINRANIAIERIPRIDMNETLRTRLVNEARFLRGLLYFNLVRLWGDVPLILNETGSLDKGSIQIARTPKEEVYQQIIADLTAAEALPNSFTGADAGRATGGAAKSILAKVYLTRQEWGKAAAKSLEVINGPYGYALFDNFADVFNVATKNGKEHIFSAQCKSNVNGQGNRLASSATPVGIPGVAAAGTDEPHPATYALYAATDKRRDVTFFTSLLSPTTGKEVTFQPRFFKYFDMAQIGNPTESAKNIPVIRFAEILLIYAEAVNEASGPSAEAYSAINKVRKRAGLADLAGLSKDEFREAVYLERRLELMFEFQRWFDLIRTKRMIAELHKIGKTNAAEKHYLHPIPQREMDLNPKLVQNPGWE from the coding sequence ATGAAAAAGATACTATATATATTCCTGGGGTTATTTACCCTGTCTGCCTGCACTGATCTGAACGAAAATCCCGCGTCTCTGATTACCACGGAGCAATTTTATAAAACTGAAAGTGATGCGCTTTCGGCTGTGACGAGTGTATACAACGCGGCACTTAATAACGGGGGGCTTACCATGTACAACCGTCTTTGTCACCTGGCATTTGAGATCATGTCGGACGACGCTATTGCCGGTCTGCGGGTTACCAATGCGGATGTCAGAACCATCTCGGTACTTTCCCATTCCACTACCAACGACCGTGTCGACGAGTTGTGGAGGGAAAGTTATGTGGCGATCAACCGCGCCAATATTGCCATCGAGCGTATTCCTCGGATCGATATGAATGAAACCCTGCGGACGCGGCTTGTGAATGAAGCCAGGTTTTTGCGTGGTTTGCTGTATTTCAATCTGGTAAGGCTGTGGGGAGACGTTCCTTTGATATTGAATGAAACAGGGTCGCTTGATAAAGGCTCGATACAGATAGCCCGGACACCCAAGGAGGAAGTTTATCAGCAGATCATCGCGGATCTTACCGCAGCCGAAGCCTTGCCTAATTCCTTCACAGGCGCCGATGCAGGAAGAGCTACCGGAGGTGCTGCCAAATCCATATTGGCAAAGGTGTACCTTACCCGGCAGGAGTGGGGGAAAGCGGCTGCTAAAAGCCTGGAGGTGATCAACGGGCCTTATGGTTATGCCTTGTTTGACAACTTTGCGGATGTTTTTAACGTGGCTACCAAGAATGGCAAAGAGCATATTTTTTCGGCCCAATGTAAATCCAATGTCAACGGGCAGGGTAACCGGCTGGCTTCTTCGGCCACTCCTGTGGGTATTCCTGGTGTCGCTGCCGCCGGTACGGACGAACCTCATCCCGCAACGTATGCGTTGTATGCTGCCACAGACAAACGCCGTGATGTTACCTTTTTTACGTCTCTTCTGAGTCCTACAACGGGTAAGGAAGTTACGTTCCAGCCCCGGTTCTTTAAATATTTTGATATGGCGCAAATTGGTAACCCCACCGAATCTGCCAAAAATATCCCGGTGATCCGTTTTGCCGAAATCCTGCTGATTTACGCAGAGGCAGTAAATGAAGCAAGCGGTCCGAGTGCTGAGGCTTACTCAGCCATCAACAAGGTGAGAAAAAGAGCAGGACTGGCAGATCTGGCTGGTTTGAGCAAGGATGAATTCAGGGAAGCGGTGTATCTGGAAAGACGGCTGGAACTGATGTTTGAATTTCAGCGCTGGTTTGATCTCATCAGAACCAAACGGATGATTGCCGAACTGCACAAGATAGGAAAAACTAACGCTGCAGAGAAACACTACCTGCATCCGATACCGCAGCGTGAAATGGATTTAAATCCCAAGCTGGTTCAAAACCCGGGCTGGGAGTAA
- a CDS encoding sulfatase, with product MKNKILLIGLVLMTLVVKQSRALEKGQPDDKKPNILFILVDDWGWTDLGVAGSKYYETPNIDKLASEGLRFTQAYSVGPNCAPSRASLMTGKYTPRHGIFTVSNSDRGESSQRKLIPIENNTVLNPSFVTIAEELKNAGYNTGLIGKWQLGGKNKGADAQAQGFDHVIGGSPGTPSYFYPYSKDGDKSPHEGIETGEEGEYLTDRLTDEAIRFIDSNKQKPFFLYLSYFAVHTPIQAKEPVVQKYKGKKGDQYHNNPTYAAMIESADEGIGRVLKSLETLHLAENTFVVFFSDNGGMGAVTAQPPLRGSKGMLYEGGVRVPLIIKWPGKTKAGSKTETPVIGIDFYPSLLEIANIQKPLNGELDGQSFVPLLLGKTTPARDIFWHFPAYLEGYKGDKRHKDTFRTRPTSVVRSGDFKLHQFYEDGRVELYNIKADIGEWVDLSRKNPAKTKELLSKLEAWKTAVNAPVPTQPNPDFVPVTTGK from the coding sequence ATGAAGAACAAGATTTTGTTAATTGGCCTGGTCCTTATGACGCTAGTTGTCAAGCAGTCACGCGCGCTTGAAAAAGGTCAGCCGGATGATAAAAAACCCAATATCCTGTTTATCCTTGTGGACGACTGGGGCTGGACTGACCTGGGTGTTGCAGGAAGCAAATATTACGAAACGCCCAACATTGACAAACTCGCCAGCGAAGGCCTGCGCTTTACCCAGGCCTATTCGGTAGGGCCAAATTGTGCTCCCAGCCGTGCATCACTGATGACTGGAAAGTATACACCAAGGCATGGTATTTTCACCGTGTCCAATTCTGACCGTGGGGAATCGTCTCAGCGAAAACTGATACCGATCGAAAACAATACGGTACTGAACCCTTCCTTTGTAACCATTGCCGAAGAACTAAAAAATGCGGGATATAACACCGGCCTGATAGGAAAATGGCAGCTGGGAGGGAAAAACAAAGGAGCTGATGCGCAGGCCCAGGGTTTTGACCATGTGATCGGAGGCTCGCCGGGAACACCGTCTTACTTTTATCCTTATAGCAAAGACGGCGATAAATCTCCGCACGAAGGAATTGAGACCGGAGAAGAAGGGGAATACCTTACCGACCGCCTGACCGACGAGGCGATCAGGTTTATTGATTCCAATAAACAGAAACCGTTTTTCCTGTATCTATCTTATTTCGCGGTGCATACGCCCATCCAGGCCAAAGAACCCGTCGTTCAGAAATATAAAGGTAAAAAAGGCGACCAGTATCACAACAATCCAACGTATGCAGCGATGATCGAAAGTGCCGACGAGGGTATCGGCAGGGTATTGAAATCGTTGGAAACGTTGCATCTGGCTGAAAACACATTTGTGGTTTTTTTCTCGGATAATGGTGGAATGGGTGCGGTAACGGCCCAGCCGCCTTTGCGGGGTTCCAAAGGAATGCTTTATGAAGGAGGGGTGCGGGTTCCGTTGATCATCAAATGGCCGGGCAAAACAAAAGCAGGTTCCAAAACGGAAACACCAGTGATAGGAATTGATTTTTATCCGAGCTTGCTGGAAATAGCCAATATTCAGAAACCACTCAACGGCGAGCTGGACGGACAAAGTTTTGTGCCGCTGCTGCTTGGGAAAACGACGCCGGCCAGAGATATCTTCTGGCATTTCCCGGCCTACCTGGAAGGATATAAAGGAGATAAACGGCATAAAGATACCTTCCGTACCAGGCCAACGAGTGTGGTGCGTTCAGGAGATTTCAAACTACACCAATTTTATGAAGATGGCCGTGTTGAGCTTTATAATATTAAAGCGGATATAGGTGAATGGGTTGATCTGTCCAGAAAGAATCCCGCTAAAACCAAGGAGCTGCTTTCCAAACTAGAAGCCTGGAAAACGGCTGTAAATGCACCGGTTCCTACACAGCCCAACCCCGATTTTGTGCCCGTAACAACGGGAAAATAA